The DNA region GATTCTTTTTGACCAATGGCAACATAGATACATACCATATCTTGATCTTTTTGGTTAATAATAGTATCGATCGCAATCGATGTTTTACCAGTTTTACGGTCACCAATGACAAGTTCACGTTGACCACGGCCAATTGGAACTAATGCATCAATGGCTTTCAAACCAGTTTGTAAAGGTTCACCAACAGATTGACGTTGCATAACACCTGGTGCAGCAGCTTCAATCGGACGAGTTTTAGTCGTTTTGATGTCACCTAAGCCATCAACTGGTTGTCCTAAAGGATTAATAACACGGCCAATCAATTCTTCCCCTACAGGAACGTTCATGATTTGACCAGTACGTTTCACTTGGTCGCCTTCGCGGATTGATTCAAAATCCCCAAGAATGATAATACCGACATCATTAGATTCAAGGTTTTGAGCCATACCGAATGCACCGTTTGAGAATTCAAGTAACTCTCCACTCATGGCATTTTCTAAACCATAAGCACGGGCAATACCATCACCAACATAAGTAACAACACCAACTTCATCAACTTCGATTGTGTCGGCATAGTTAGCAATTTGTTGTTTGATAAGCGAACTAATTTCATTTGCTTTAATGCTCACTGATTTTCACCTCTTTTTTCATTTACCTTACTTAACAATTTGTTTGTGCATTGTAGTCAATTGTTTTTTCACGCTACTATCGATCACTTTGTTAGCTGCTTTAATAATTAAACCACCTAAAATTTCAGGATCGATATGTTTTTCTAAAATTACTTGATCGTAATCAAAACTTTTAGCGATTTTCTCTTCTACTTGTTTGCTTTGTTCTTCCGTCAGTTCGACTGCCGACGTCACATCCGCCACAAGCACACCTTTATCTTCATGATAAAAGAAGTTAAATTCTGAAATCATTTGAGGAATTTCTTGCATTCGACGGTTGTTAAAGACAACGCGTAAAAAGTTCGAAACAGTTTCTCCAAATTGATTTGCTAAGGTTGCAAATAATTGCTCTTTTTCAGAGGCAGTTAAGCGTTCATCAGTTAATAAGTTACCCATATCAGGTACCTCTTGATAGACGCCACGCAATGTCGTTAATTCTTCTAAAACAGTGTCTAAAGCATCGCTTTCTTTTGCTGTTTCAAATAGAATACGGCCATATCGTCTGTCAATCGTTAAATTTTCAGTCTTCATTTTGCGCTCACAGCCCTTCAATATGAGAATTAATTAAGTCTTCATGTGCATCTTTACTTAATTCTTTTTTAACAATCTTAGTGGCTATTTCCATAGATAAATCTGCAACATCTTGACGAGCAGAGTCCATTAATTGAACTCGTTCCAGCTCCATGTCACGTTGCGCTTTTTCACGATAACTTTGAGCTTCTGCTTGAGCTTCTTCAACAATGCTATTTGCGTTATTTTCAGCATTATCTTTAGCTCGTTTAATAATTGCAGCTGCTTCTGTACGTGCCTTTGTTAGCTCTTCTTCCTTTTGTTGAATCAATGTATCAGCGTTAAGTCTCGCTTGTTCAGCGCTATCAAGATCATTAGCAATTTTACTTGCACGTTCTTCCAACATTGAACTAATTGATTCCCACGCGAATTTTTTGATTAAGAACAATAGAATAAGAAAAGATAGACTGACAAAAGCCATCGTCGTGAAAGTAGTTGTTGGTATATTACCAATAACCAAACTATTAATCATAATCGCTGGCACGTCCCTTCTCTTGGTTACTAAATTTCATTAAGTCGATGACTTAATGAAATGGCATTTGGCATTACTAGTTAATCTTGTGTTTCTTATAAGAAGATTAATAGTAAAGCAATAACCACACCTAGAATTGGCACGGCCTCGATAAGACCTACACCGATAAACATTGTACTTTTTAATTCTTTAGCCATTTCTGGTTGGCGAGCCATACACTCGATTGTTTTAGAGATAACTTGTCCGTTACCGTATGCTGCTGCTAATGCTGAACCTAATACTGCGATTGATGCTGCGATGTAATTTAAACCTTCCATTTTGAAATTCCTCCTAATGTTTGAGCAATCTTGATTACTCAGTTTGTTTTTTGTTTTTTTAGTGTTCTGATTCTACTTTATGAGATAAGTATACAGTCGATAACGTTACAAATACATATGCTTGGATACCACCGATAAAGATTGAGAAACCAATCCAAATCATTTCTAGTGGGATACCTGCGATAAATGATGCTGCACCAAAACTTGGGGCTAATTTACTAGAAATTAACGTTAAGAGCACTTCACCTGCGTAGATATTACCGTACAAACGTAAACCTAATGTTAAGACATTCGTAAACTCTTCCATAATTTTTACCGGCATTAAGAATTTAGCTGGTTGGGCAAAACTATTATTGAAATAGCCTTTCAAACCAAACTTTCTAACACCAAAGTAGTTGGTTAGTAGAATAACCATTGTCGCTAAAGTCAAAGTGACTAGCGGATCAGCTGTTGGACTCTTCCAGTAACTGATTTCTTCTCCCAGAGAATTATGAATACCGATTTTCGTTATTAAACCTAGCATATTGGAAACAAGAATGAATAGAAACATTGTAAATCCTAGTAGATGAAAGTTGTTGACTTCCTTACTAGGCAAGTTACTTGATAAGATATTGCGGACAAAATCTATGATCGCTTCTAAGACATTTTGCTTACCTGTAGGTTTAAGCTGAAGATTGCGAGAACAGTACATGACAAACCCAAATATCAGGGCACAGGTTAAAAGAACCATCATGCAGACTGTCATATCGAAATCCAATCCGGCTATATTCACAATCCAGGATTTTTCTTCCATATTACTTCACCTCTTTTCCAAAGAGAAGATTATCAAAATAGCAAAAATAATACTTACAGACTTGTTATAAGTTAAAACTTATACAACTATCACTTTCCACTATTTAACATTGCTAATGATAACACCATGATTATCAAATTACAAAGCTTTTTCATGAAAATAATAAAAAAAATGATAGATTTTTTTCTGTTTTTCATTTTCGCCAAATCAATTCTTACTCTCAGCTTTTAAAAAGCTTTAACTCTGCAGTTAATTGCAATTTTTCGCTTCGACTAATCTCATTCTCCTCTCACTAAAAAAATAGTCTAATACATCTCCTATCGTACCAAATAATCCCTGATATTTAAAGAATTATCTATGAAAAAAACTCTTTGTTCTTATTATTGAAAATACAGATGAAACGATTGCTTATTTTAAAGTAGTTTTACTCAAAAAAAGAACACCAACTGATACACAGTTGGCGTTCTTTTTATCTATCTTTCATTTCACGTGCGACATCGCGATTGATATCTTTTCGTTTCAAATCTTCTCGTTTATCATAGTTCTTTTTACCTTTAGCGACACCAATTAAGACTTTAGCATAACCATTTTTTATGTATAACTTTAAAGGAACTAATGTGACACCAGGATTTTTGGTTTCACCAATCAAACGTGCAATTTGTTTTTTATGCATTAACAACTTACGCGTTCTTAACGGTTCGTGGTTAAACAAATTACCTTGTTCGTAAGGGCTAATGTGGACGTTATGAAGGTAAACTTCACCATTTCTCACCTTAGCAAAGCCATCTTTTAAATTAATGCGCCCAGCACGAATCGCTTTAATCTCTGTCCCTTGGAGAACCATGCCTGCTTCAATCGTTTCGCTGACACTGTAGTCATGACGTGCTTTACGATTTTGTGCAATTAACTGTCCATCTCCTTTTGGCATAACACCACCCCTTACCTATTAGATTTTTTCTTTTTACCTTTTTTATTCTTAACAGCTTCTTTATAGAAAGGTTTTTTACCACCTTTGCCTGACTTCCCTTTAGCTTTACCATGATAAGCTTTTTTATCTTTGTCACGTGGTTGACGGTCATTTTGACGATTACGACCTGTTGGTTTGCCACCTCGACGGTCACGTTTCAGTATACTTATTTTATCACTTTCTGGTAATTCTTCAACAGAGACTAACTCAAAATCAACTTCACGTGTTGCGGGATCTGCTTTAGTTACTTTAATAACAACTTTTTGGCCAATCTTGTAGGTTGTTCCTGTTCTTTCACCAACTAACGCTAAATGGCTTTCCACGAAATGGAAGTATTCTGGCAATTGATTAACATGAATCAATCCTTCGACGGTATTCGGTAATTCAATGAACATCCCAAATTTCGTCACCGAACCAATCACACCTTCAAATTCTAAACCAACCTTATCAACCATAAATTCAGCTTTTTTAAGGGCATTAGTATCACGTTCCGCTTCAACAGCACGACGTTCCATTTGCGAACTATGAGTTGCGATATCTGGCAAATGACTGTTCCATTTTTCTTTCGTCTCTTCTGCAACTGGTTGTGTTAAATAGGATTTGATTAAACGGTGAACAATCAAGTCTGGATAACGACGAATTGGCGATGTAAAGTGCGTATAATAATCTGCTGCTAAACCGTAGTGACCAACTGAATCTTCACTATAGCGGGCTTGTTGCATACTTCTAAGTAACATCTTATTAATAACAGCCTCTTCGGGACGATCGATGACTTGATTCAAGACTTTTTGTAATTCTTTAGGAGAAATATCTTCTTTCGTCCCACGAACCACAATTCCAAAATTTGTAATGAATTCGAAGAAACGTTGCACTTTATCTTCTTTTGGTTGCTCATGAATACGATATATAAATGGTAACTTCAAATCACAGTAGTGTTTAGCAACTGTTTCATTTGCCATTAACATAAATGATTCAATTAAACGTTCACCAATACCTCGTGAGCGTAGTTCAATATCGACTGGGTGCCCAGCCTCATCAACCAATATTTTTGCTTCTCGATCTTCAAATGAAATAGCACCACGATCAACACGCATTTTTTCTAGTAACTGGTGTAGTTCACCCATTTCTTTAAACATTGGAACCAGTGAATCATATCGCGCTATCGTTTCAGGATTTTCATCTTCTAGAATTTCATTAACAGCTTTGTACGTCATTCGTTCAGCTGTTTGAATGACACTTTCAAAAATATCGTACGACACAACAGTCCCAGTTTCATCAATTTCCATTTCGCAACTCATGGCAAGTCTTGGAACTTTTGGATTCAATGAACAGATACCATTTGATAAACGATGAGGAATCATCGGAATAACTCTGTCAGTCAAATACACACTTGTGGCACGTTCATAAGCTTCTAAATCCATGGGACTACCTTCAGTCACATAATGGGAAACGTCAGCAATGTGAACGCCTAAGAAGTAATGACCATTGGCTAACTTCTTGACAGTTACCGCATCATCCAAATCTTTCGCGTCAGCACCATCAATGGTAACTAATATTTGGTCACGAATATCACGACGATTAGTCATATCTTCTTCTGAAATCTCATCAGGAATTTGGTCCGCGTGAGTTAAAACATCATCTGGGAATTTTGTTGGAATCCCATGTTGCATCACAATACTTAAAATGTCCATTCCTGGATCATTTTTATGGCCCACTGTTTGTTTGATTAGACCTTCTAAGGCAGTTGGATATCCTGGTTCAGGATAGTGAGTCACTTCAACAACACAAATTGTTCCCTCAACCGGTTGGATCCCTTCAGCCGCAATAAAAATTTTATAGTTACTTAGCTTTTTATCTTGGGGTTTAACATAACCATATAAATCTGTCTCTTGACGCTCTTCTTCACTGTAAGGAATGAATTCACCCACCACTTGAGTCATGCTGCGTTTTACAATCTCTTTAACTTTACCCTCAGCAGTCTTACCTTCAAGTTGATTGGGAGAGCTTAAAATGTCAATTCTTACAGTATCACCATTTAATGCAAAACCTGTATGGTCTTTCGAAATGTAAACATCATTTTCTTCACCTTCAATACTAACAAATCCAAAACCTCGATCATTAGCTCGGAAAATCCCTTCCACTAATACTTCTTTTAATGGCAATTGAACTTTACCTTTTTTAGTAAAGATGATTGATTTTTCTCTTTCCATTGTAGC from Vagococcus coleopterorum includes:
- the atpH gene encoding ATP synthase F1 subunit delta; its protein translation is MKTENLTIDRRYGRILFETAKESDALDTVLEELTTLRGVYQEVPDMGNLLTDERLTASEKEQLFATLANQFGETVSNFLRVVFNNRRMQEIPQMISEFNFFYHEDKGVLVADVTSAVELTEEQSKQVEEKIAKSFDYDQVILEKHIDPEILGGLIIKAANKVIDSSVKKQLTTMHKQIVK
- the atpF gene encoding F0F1 ATP synthase subunit B; its protein translation is MPAIMINSLVIGNIPTTTFTTMAFVSLSFLILLFLIKKFAWESISSMLEERASKIANDLDSAEQARLNADTLIQQKEEELTKARTEAAAIIKRAKDNAENNANSIVEEAQAEAQSYREKAQRDMELERVQLMDSARQDVADLSMEIATKIVKKELSKDAHEDLINSHIEGL
- the atpE gene encoding F0F1 ATP synthase subunit C; the protein is MEGLNYIAASIAVLGSALAAAYGNGQVISKTIECMARQPEMAKELKSTMFIGVGLIEAVPILGVVIALLLIFL
- the atpB gene encoding F0F1 ATP synthase subunit A — protein: MEEKSWIVNIAGLDFDMTVCMMVLLTCALIFGFVMYCSRNLQLKPTGKQNVLEAIIDFVRNILSSNLPSKEVNNFHLLGFTMFLFILVSNMLGLITKIGIHNSLGEEISYWKSPTADPLVTLTLATMVILLTNYFGVRKFGLKGYFNNSFAQPAKFLMPVKIMEEFTNVLTLGLRLYGNIYAGEVLLTLISSKLAPSFGAASFIAGIPLEMIWIGFSIFIGGIQAYVFVTLSTVYLSHKVESEH
- the smpB gene encoding SsrA-binding protein SmpB; this encodes MPKGDGQLIAQNRKARHDYSVSETIEAGMVLQGTEIKAIRAGRINLKDGFAKVRNGEVYLHNVHISPYEQGNLFNHEPLRTRKLLMHKKQIARLIGETKNPGVTLVPLKLYIKNGYAKVLIGVAKGKKNYDKREDLKRKDINRDVAREMKDR
- the rnr gene encoding ribonuclease R, with product MKTTIKEKILNYLETSSKKSFSMEELSQDLELNKGDDFKALVQTIATMEREKSIIFTKKGKVQLPLKEVLVEGIFRANDRGFGFVSIEGEENDVYISKDHTGFALNGDTVRIDILSSPNQLEGKTAEGKVKEIVKRSMTQVVGEFIPYSEEERQETDLYGYVKPQDKKLSNYKIFIAAEGIQPVEGTICVVEVTHYPEPGYPTALEGLIKQTVGHKNDPGMDILSIVMQHGIPTKFPDDVLTHADQIPDEISEEDMTNRRDIRDQILVTIDGADAKDLDDAVTVKKLANGHYFLGVHIADVSHYVTEGSPMDLEAYERATSVYLTDRVIPMIPHRLSNGICSLNPKVPRLAMSCEMEIDETGTVVSYDIFESVIQTAERMTYKAVNEILEDENPETIARYDSLVPMFKEMGELHQLLEKMRVDRGAISFEDREAKILVDEAGHPVDIELRSRGIGERLIESFMLMANETVAKHYCDLKLPFIYRIHEQPKEDKVQRFFEFITNFGIVVRGTKEDISPKELQKVLNQVIDRPEEAVINKMLLRSMQQARYSEDSVGHYGLAADYYTHFTSPIRRYPDLIVHRLIKSYLTQPVAEETKEKWNSHLPDIATHSSQMERRAVEAERDTNALKKAEFMVDKVGLEFEGVIGSVTKFGMFIELPNTVEGLIHVNQLPEYFHFVESHLALVGERTGTTYKIGQKVVIKVTKADPATREVDFELVSVEELPESDKISILKRDRRGGKPTGRNRQNDRQPRDKDKKAYHGKAKGKSGKGGKKPFYKEAVKNKKGKKKKSNR